From the genome of Corallococcus macrosporus DSM 14697:
TCGCAGGTGGTGGAGGACCTGCTCGCGGACTTCGTGCAGTCCGCGCGGCTGCCGCGGCGCATCGCCGAGCGCTGCCGGATGCTGCTGCTGGCGCAGCGCACGCTGACGGGTGAGCGCCGCCGCCGCAGCGCCGCCTTCAAGCGGCACCCGCTCTTCAGCGAGGCCCTCACCGTGTTCGAGATGACGGTGGAGGCCACGGGCGAGAATCGCGAGCAGTTGGAGGCCTGGAAGGCCGGTGAGGTGCCGCAGCCTCGCGCCGCCGCCGCGGACGGCGAGGAGTCCGACGCGGGGGGCCAGCGCAAGCGCCGCCGTCGTCGCCGCCGTCGCCGTCCCTCGGCGAATGGGGGCTCCGGCGAGGGCGCCGGGTCGTCCTCGGAGTCGGGCTCGGACGCGGGCGACGCCTGAGTCGCTTGAGTCGCCGCCCCGGGGCGTCCGCTGGTTCAGCGGGGGCCGGGGCGGGCTCGGGCCGGGCGGCGCCTGATTCGCCGCCCCGATGCGTCCGCTGGTTCAGCGGAGGCCGGGGCGGGCTCGGGGCCGGGCGGAGCCGGGCCTCAGGACTTGGGGCCGCCCTTGTCCACCGGACGCTCGGAGCGGTGCTCCGCGCTGTCCGTCGCCTCACTGCCGGCGATGTCCGCGGTGGTGATGGCCTTGCTGCCGAACCGCTCCGCGATCTTGTCCAGCGCCGCGTTCAGCTTCGCGGTGCGCGGCGCCGCGGCGGGGAACAGGCCGAGCTGCGGCTGCTCCTCGTCCAACTGCACGCTGACGCCGGTGAGCCGCAGCGGCTTGCCCTGGTGCGCCTTCTCCATCAGCTCCAGCGCCGCGCGATAGAGCGTCTGCCCGTCATCCGTGGCCTCGCGCAGCGTGGTCCGCCGGGTGATGAGCGTGAAGTCCGCGAACTTCAGCTTGAGCTGCACCACGCGGCCCTTCAGCGCCGCCCGCCGCAGCCGCCGGGCCACGCGCAGGGCCTGGGCGTGCACGTGCGGCTTGAGCGCGTCCATGCCCACGAGGTCCTCGTCGAACGTGTCCTCCGCGCCCACGCTCTTGGCCGCCCGGTCCGGCACCACCTCGCGCGTGTCGATGCCCTGGGACAGCTCCCACAGGTGCCGCCCGCTGGAGCCCAGCCTGTCCTCCAGCCAGTCCAACTCCCGGGCCGCCACGTCGCCAATCGTCTTCAGCCCGGCGAGCCTCAGGGCCTCCTCCGTCTTCGGCCCCACCCCCCACAGGCGCGACACCGGCAGGCCCGCGAGGAAGGCCACCGTCTCCTCAGCCCGCACCTCCCGCTGGCCGTTGGGCTTGGCGAGGTCGGAGGCAATCTTCGCCACGAACTTCACCGTGGCCACGCCCGCGGAGGAGGGCAGGCCCAGCTCGTCGGCAATCTCCTTGCGGATGCGCCGGGCGATGTCCGCGGGCGTGCCGAAGAGGCCCACCGAGGCCGTCACGTCGAGGAAGGCTTCGTCCAGGGACAGCGGCTCGATGAGCGGCGTGTAGCGCTCGAAGATGGCGAAGACGTGCTCGCTGGCCTCGGCATACGCGGAGAAGCGGGGCTTCACGACGAGCGCATGGGGCGCGGCCTTCATCGCCCGCGCCATGGGCATGGCGCTGCGCACCCCGAAGGGGCGCACCTCGTAGGAGGCGGCGACCACCACGCCACGCTGGGCATGCCCGCCCACGATGAGCGGCTTGCCCCGCAGGGCCGGGTTGTCCCGCTGCTCTACGGATGCATAGAAGGCATCCATGTCCACATGGATGATGGCTCGCATGGTGTGAGTCACTTTAACGGGGCACTCTGACGCCCGCCGGCCCCGACTACCGCCACCACCGCACGGGCGAGGACAACGGGGACGCCCACCTGAAGTCCTTGCTCGTCCACCACCAGGTCATCATCCCCGTCACCGCGGGGAAGCTCGACCTGGGGCCCTGGCAGCAGGTGTTCTACGCCGAGTTCGACGGCCAGCGCCGCAAGCGCGTCATCGTCAAGGTGATGGGCGCCTGGCGGAAACCCCCTCAGCTCCGTTGCTCGCCGCGGGGCAGGGGGAGCCCGTGCCGCTCCAGCTCGGCGCGCAGCTCCGGTGGAAGGGGACTGTGGACGGTCATGGCCCGCTTCGTCTGCGGATGCGTCAGGCC
Proteins encoded in this window:
- the dinB gene encoding DNA polymerase IV — protein: MRAIIHVDMDAFYASVEQRDNPALRGKPLIVGGHAQRGVVVAASYEVRPFGVRSAMPMARAMKAAPHALVVKPRFSAYAEASEHVFAIFERYTPLIEPLSLDEAFLDVTASVGLFGTPADIARRIRKEIADELGLPSSAGVATVKFVAKIASDLAKPNGQREVRAEETVAFLAGLPVSRLWGVGPKTEEALRLAGLKTIGDVAARELDWLEDRLGSSGRHLWELSQGIDTREVVPDRAAKSVGAEDTFDEDLVGMDALKPHVHAQALRVARRLRRAALKGRVVQLKLKFADFTLITRRTTLREATDDGQTLYRAALELMEKAHQGKPLRLTGVSVQLDEEQPQLGLFPAAAPRTAKLNAALDKIAERFGSKAITTADIAGSEATDSAEHRSERPVDKGGPKS